From one Solanum stenotomum isolate F172 chromosome 12, ASM1918654v1, whole genome shotgun sequence genomic stretch:
- the LOC125848056 gene encoding nuclear transport factor 2-like, with protein sequence MAMQTVAPPSAQVVGNAFVEQYYQIQHHSPESVYRFYQDSSVLSRPDADGVITSVTTMKNINTLICSLDYKNYKAEIKTADAQDSFKDGVIVLVTGCLTGSDKLKRKFAQTFFLAPQDKGYFVLNDVFRYVEENEIDTVSEVINGTEDVQSEVLTPDPEPTHVVDPPNLDQAGTHAEEVQHVEEKANDSLEDRRQVADEREIVVETESHFNEDQNPTNTESANSVAQEDAPKKSYASIVSSQTKKGPTKIYVPTNTSRMAPSKAEKQPVAAVAQTAAPEASNPTTPSGIDVPEANDAEDEAEGYSIYVRNLPLDVTVAQLEAEFKTYGPIKQGGVQVRSNRQQGFCFGFVEFEDVTSMNSAIQASPIIMGARQTVVEMKRTTTRVGSVRGRFSPRRGIFRNDNFRVRGNFGGGRSYGRSEFGGRDFSGRGRVQGGRGGEGYQVRGRGGWRGGPSQSSATA encoded by the exons ATGGCCATGCAAACTGTAGCTCCACCTTCTGCTCAAGTCGTTGGAAATGCTTTTGTTGAGCAGTATTATCAAATTCAGCATCACTCCCCGGAGTCAGTGTACCGATTCTACCAGGATTCGAGTGTCTTAAGTCGCCCAGATGCTGATGGCGTGATAACATCGGTGACAACAATGAAA AATATCAACACTTTGATATGTTCATTGGACTACAAGAACTACAAGGCCGAAATAAAGACTGCAGATGCACAGGATTCCTTTAAGGATGGGGTGATTGTTTTGGTGACTGGATGCTTAACCGGAAGCGATAAGTTAAAAAGGAAATTCGCCCAGACATTTTTCCTTGCGCCACAGGACAAGggttattttgttttgaatgatgtttttaggTATGTAGAAGAAAATGAGATTGATACCGTCTCAGAAGTGATTAATGGAACTGAGGATGTGCAGTCAGAGGTTCTGACCCCTGACCCAG AACCTACTCATGTGGTTGATCCTCCAAATCTCGACCAAGCTGGCACACATGCAGAAGAAGTTCAACATGTTGAGGAAAAAGCCAATGACTCTTTGGAAGATAGGAGACAAGTTGCTGATGAAAGAGAGATTGTTGTGGAAACTGAATCCCATTTCAACGAGGACCAGAACCCTACAAATACAGAATCAGCTAATTCTGTTGCCCAAGAGGATGCTCCAAAGAAGTCATATGCATCAATTGTCAGTTCACAAACAAAGAAAGGGCCAACCAAAATCTATGTACCCACCAATACTTCCAGAATGGCTCCTTCGAAGGCTGAAAAGCAGCCGGTTGCTGCAGTAGCACAAACTGCAGCTCCTGAAGCATCAAATCCTACTACCCCTAGTGGAATCGACGTACCTGAAGCTAATGATGCTGAAGATGAAG CTGAGGGATACTCTATTTATGTCCGCAATTTGCCTCTAGATGTTACTGTAGCCCAACTTGAAGCTGAATTTAAGACATATGGGCCTATTAAGCAAGGAGGTGTACAAGTTAGAAGTAATAGG CAACAAGGATTCTGCTTTGGCTTTGTTGAATTTGAAGATGTTACCTCCATGAACAGTGCCATACAG gCTTCACCCATCATCATGGGGGCTCGTCAAACTGTTGTCGAGATGAAGAGAACTACAACTAGAG TTGGTAGTGTTAGAGGCCGTTTCTCTCCTAGAAGAGGAATATTCCGAAATGACAATTTCAGGGTCCGCGGAAACTTTGGTGGAGGTCGGAGCTACGGGAGAAGTGAATTCGGAGGACGTGATTTTTCAGGGCGTGGTAGGGTTCAAGGTGGACGTGGTGGTGAAGGCTATCAAGTAAGAGGGAGAGGGGGATGGAGAGGTGGCCCTAGTCAGAGTTCTGCTACAGCATAG